One Vitis vinifera cultivar Pinot Noir 40024 chromosome 15, ASM3070453v1 genomic window, ttatgacctcaaatttaaaaatgttttgaagtGACTCTTAAAAACATGAGGTAAAGTTATATTTTAGCAcaagaagttttatttttatatagaagtttctAATTTacaattgaaaaataagaaatgtatCAAAACGAGATacctagtttttttattttaaattttattaggttaatttaataaataaaaaaatcaaatattttaattttctttataagttGCTAACTTATATAAATTGAGCTCATAATAGACATATATTACGTAATTTTTAGAATACTACATGGTATTTTCAtctatggaaaagaaaaaaacgaaAGGTTCAAACTACAAGATTGTACctgtagattttttttaaaaaataaaataaaattacaaacatTTTTTAATGGTTGAAAATGAAGTAACAAATAACATTACTAAAAACACCTTCTAGGaccaacaaaataaataaataaacgattATATGTAATATATGTATTTAATGCAGTTATAGGTCTTAGATTATAACTTATAGCATGATAGGttggaagtgtcccaaattcctattggaatatttttttatgaatattatatagaatatttcccAAGTTTATATGTGattataattagatttcttATATAATAAGGAAAACTAGtaaaaatatatctataaaCATTCCaagtcatgaggggaaaaaattatgaaagagaCACGAGCTTGTGAAGACAAACCATGGTAGATAGAAATGTGAGAAAGCGCAAAGGACACCTAGTAGAGTAAGAGGGTTTTCAGTTCAAGATGTAGATATCAGAAATAGTGGGAAACACCCAATGGAGCAAAAGAATTCATGATTCATGATCAAGATACAAATAATGGGAAATATGAGATATGTTGGGACCTAATAGTTGTACTTGTTTCTATCCTatgtaatattttctataatatagtGGAATTTTATCTCTCATTTATGGATATAGGTATGATTAGTCGAACTACATTAAAATATCATGTACCCTTATAtatagattattttattttcatgctCTTTCATTAATATGTTGCAACTGACCCAACATTGTAGTGCACATTATATTTGGCACTACATATGTAATGTGTTTTAGAACAATGTAGCATATGTCAATCAATTCATCTTATTTCAATGTAGTTTGTCCAtacaaaatagtaataataataataaaatagtattaaataataaaagggTGTAAAGGAAAGCTTTGTTgagtaaaagaaatttaagattttgaatttttactCATCAAATGGTttgtttgaattcaaaattaaaatttggtgTGATATCAACACTTTTGTTTAGTTTATCAATCCACTATGTCCATAGGGTTGTTATTAAAGAGACGAGGGAATCCTTGGGAACAAGAATTGTAATAAAATCCAAGCAGCACGCATTAATGATAAAACTTGGAAGCTTTATATGCCAGAGTAAAAGCAAACTGTATTTTCAGTATCTTCGTTGAAAATGCTGGTGTGCGGCAACGCACAAATATGTCAGTGTCTATTAACATTatggggaaaagaaaagaaatgagggAATTTCCAACATAAATAAAAGATGATGtgcttcaaattttattaatcaCTGTTCACTACTTCACTTAGGAATCTTGATTTGTGATTGAGAACTCCAAAATTATCAAGCATTTCCGTATGCaacacaaaatttttatttattttgactctttttatttttattttttttttggatagtcaaaatatttataaaattcacgtttaaataaattaccttTTTGAGTGTGGCTAGGATTAGGAAACTTATTGTTTAAGGTTAAATGTGTGTATAATTAGTCACACCATATATCCACAAcctcaaaagaaagaaaaaaaaaaaagaactatgTCCACAAGAGTCCTCCTAGGTTTGTAGAAATGAACCTCCTGTTGTTGTTTCCCTAACCTACGGCTGCACCAACTTTATTACCAGGTCCAAAAATCATGTATAATCTCTACACATGAATATACTAATTGACTCCGAGTATAGGTGTTCTTTATTTAGGGCTTTTGTTCAGCCCTCCTAAATGTGTGTATTTAATTGTAGTGATCATTGACCAAGGTAGAGATTATGGCCATCATATTACTGACCATTCACAGCGTTCTGCTAAACTTGATTGTTCTATGGTATCCTTCCCTACAGAATTTCCTACagcaaacataataataatcattttgAACCCAAAAAAACGCAACAGACAAATCAAtatatcttgcatgaattataTTTCTGGTTTTAATTGTTGAACACCACTAATGATACGTATATGCTGCCAAGTTCTTTTTAGAATTTCATCCTCCAGATTTTAAGAAACCCAAATCTAAAAGGGAGAAAAATATTCACTGCTCATCTTTCAACTATTATATGGATATTGAATTTCTTAGCACTTACTATTTTCTGCTAAATTTGATGATTCTCCTGGCTCCATTCTCTTGTAATCTGCATGTAAAAATAGTAGGAATCCTTCACTTGCTGTCCAAGTTCATATCTAAAAGAGAAAAGATCAGTTATCATCTATGAACTATTATTATAGTATGGTTGGGCATGCAGTTACATTGTAATGGTGAACTTGATGGTTCTCTTGATGGTTCTCCGGGGCTCTCTTCCATTTTAGAATTTGCTCCTGCAAATATTGtgaatcttcattttctttcaaaatgatTGATTTATATGCTATagcaaaaaaatcaatttatcatCTATGAATTATCAATATTATATTGTTGATCAGAACAAGTCTATGTTCTGCTAAATGGAACATAGGGAAAACATTATAAATCTTCTCTTTCCATCCAAAGACAAgtcaaaagaaaattgattgttCTGCTGGCTCCTTCCCCTTACAAGTTCTTCTGTAAACATTATGAATATTCACTTTCTAGGAAAACCCATATCTCAAACAAAAAAGAGATCAATCTATCGACTATAGTTATTTGTATTGTAGGGCACTGACTATGCTTGGGTAAATTTGATGATTCTACTGTTAGGCACTCGCTATGTTCTGCTCAATTTGATGGTTCTACTGGTTCCTTTCTGTTAGAAGTTCCTCCTACAAACATTACAAGTTTTCACTTTCAATCTAAACTAAGATatgtctaaaataaaaaatattaatgatcaTCTATGAACTATAGTCGATCTCTGTATTGCTAAGtttgtaactaattttaattatattttattttttttagtattttcttcttaacttcttttttctttgcttagtactttctaagaaccaaacataacatacATGTTAATTACAACATAAATCACATTCCTAGTGAGATCATGTCACTAGTGCCCTCCTCAATCACCAATGTAGAGCTAGCGCACGGTGTTTAGTGATCtcacattttcaaatttttgatgTCTTGCAACTCAAAGGAACATCCTAGGATCACCCGAAGCACAAGCATGGAGTGGAAGAGGGCAAATGCTTAAAACAGAGGAAGGATGAGGTGAAAATGAGTCATCCAAGGACCCTAAAGCCATCCCTCAGCCACTGCCACCTTTGGATGGTAATAAGATGGCATGTCCCATGAGGCCAAAACCTGCCACCCAACCTAGCTATGAAATCATTTCTTGCTCAatcctatttttgtttttggcaCTTCCCTTTTAGCTCTTAGATTTTTGGTGGTTCCTTAGGTTGCCTCTATGTGTCACCAAGCAAGGACAACAGATACCCTATTTTGCAGCTGGAGATGGAGGACTTCTTTAGGGAGGCCTCTTTGGTCTTTTCTAGAGTTCagatttcttcatgttttttattGGAATAGGGTAGATctcattttcattcattttgataTAATCTTACTTGAGATGTTTTTGTCTATGTTCAACTCCATTTGTAAGtctatttttacatttattcatGTATTTTGGTTATTAGTCTCAATTTGTGGAGAAACTTAtgcttgacttttttttatatatatatacttttcaTAAATTAGAGAGATGGCTCTTTGATTGGTGAGCACCCATGgttattttaccaaactatTGTTCATTTAATGCATGAAATTTGCATTTTCATCTTGCGTATTTTAATTATCTCTTAAATTTCAATCTATTTCTGCATTATAATATGCTTGTGAGACCCTTCTAATGCTTGGATTTTATATGCCTTAACGTGTATTTGCCTCTCTTGCAccctaattttaaattataaaaggcTTGCATTGTAATTTGGGTATTTGGTCAccattttctatcaaaattgATGGTTCAAGCATCTCCTTGTCAACAATTCTTCCTACAATGATTatgaaacttcattttttgtGCAAACCAATgtcaaaaagtaaaattatgCCATTAAGCACTCACCATGTTCTGTTAAATTCAAAGGTTCTAGCATCTCGTCAAATGTTATTTCTGCAAAGATAATGGAACTTCACTTTTTATTCAAACCAATATCTAAAGTAAAATTATGTCATTGAGTAGTCACCATGTTCTGTCAAATCTAAAGGTTCTAGTGTCACCTTATAAAAAGTTATTTCTACAAAGATTATGGAACTTCACATTTTATCTAAACCGATGTCTATAAAAGTAAACATATCGTTATATAGTCACTATGTTATACCAAATTTGAGGTTCTAACTTCTGTTGGTCAAAAGTTCTTTCTATGAAGATTATGGAACTTTACTTTTTTGTTCAAACCtgtttaaaagtaaaattatgCCATTAAGTACTCACCATGTTTCACGAAATCTGATGGTTCTAATGTTTCCCTCTCAAAAGTTCTTTCTATAAAGATTATGGAACTTCACTTTCTTTCCAAACCAGTATCtataaaagttaaattatatcATTGAGTATGCACCATATTCTCCGAAATTTAATGGTTCTAGCTTCTCCTCATCAAAAGTTCTTCCTACAATGATTATGGAACTTTTACTTTGTGTCCAGACCAATGTCTAAAAGTATAATTATGTTTTTGAGTACTCACCATGTACTACTAAATCTGATGGCTTTGGTGTCTCTTTGTCAAAAGTTCTTTCTACAAAGATTATGGAACTTCACCTTTTGTCCTCACCATATTTTGCTAAATCTAATGGTTATAGCATCTCTTGATTAAAATTTCTTCCTAAAAAAATTGCAGAACTTCACTTTCTATCTAAATCAATGTCTAAACGTAAAACTATATCATTGAGTACTCGCCCTATTGTGCGAAATCTAATGATTTTAACGTCACCTTGCCTAACGTTCTTTTTGTAAAGATTATGGAACTTCACTTTTTGTCCAAACggatatatataaaagtaaactTATATCATTGAGTACTCACCATGTTTAGCCAAATGTGATGGTTCTAGCTTCTCTTTGTCAAAAGTTATTTCTACAAAGATTATGGAACTTTACTTTTTATCTAAACCCATGTCTAAAAGTAAAATTATGCCATTGAGTACTCACCATATTTCGCCAAATCAGATGGTTTTAACGTTTCCCTCTCAAAAGTTCTTTTTGTAAAGATTCCAAAACTTCATTTTCTATCTAAACCAATTTctataaaactaaaattatatcATTGAGTACTCACCATGTTCTCCCAAATTTGATGGTTCTTTCTTCTCCTCGTCAAAAGTTCCTTCTAGAATGATTGTGGAACTTTACGTTTTATCCAAACTAACGTTTAAAAGTGCAATTATGTTGTTAAGCACTCACCATGTTCTACCAAATCTGATGGTGCTAGCGTCTCCTTGTAAAAATTTCTTTCTACGAAGATAATGAAACTTCACTTTTTGTCCAAAGCAATGTCTATAAAAGTAAGATTATGTCATTGAGTACTCACCATGTTTTGCTAAATCTGATGGTTCTAGCATCTCTGGGTCAAACGTTCTTTCTGCAAAAATTATGGAAATTCACTTTCTATCGAAATCAATGTCTAAAAGTGAAACTATGTCATAGGGTACCTACCAAGTTGTGCGTACTCAACATGTTCTGCCAAATCTGATGGTTCTAGCATCTCCTTGGAAAAAGTTATTTCTACAAAGATTATGGAACTTCACTTTTTGTCCAaaccaatatatataaaagaaaacttATATCATTGAGTACTCACCATGTTTAGCAAAATTTGATAGAACTTTACTATTTTTCTAAACCAATGTCTAAAAGTTAAATTATGCCATTGAGTGCTCACCATATTTTGCCAAATCGGATGGTTCTAATGTTTCCCTCTTAAAAGTTCTTTCTATAAAGATTATGAAACTTCACTTTCTATCCACACCAATTTctataaaagtaaaattatattgTTGAGTACTCACCATGTTCTCCCAAATTTGATGGTTCTTGCTTCTCCTCGTCAAAAGTTCTTCCTGCAATGATTATGGAACTTTACCTTTTGTCCAAACTAACGTTTAAAACTACGCTTATGTTGTTGATTACTCACCATGTTCTACCAAATCTGATGGTGCTAGCGTCTCCTTGTAAAAATTTCTTTCTACGAAGATAATGAAACTTCACTTTTTGTCCAAAGCAATGTCTATAAAAGTAAGATTATGTCATTGAGTACTCACCATGTTTTGCTAAATCTGATGGTTCTAGCATCTCTTGGTCAAACGTTCTTTCTGCAAGAATGATGGAAATTCACTTTCTGTCGAAATCAATGTCTAAAAGTAAAATTATGTCATGGAGTACCTACCAAGTTGTGCGTACTCAACATGTTCTGCCAAATCTGATGGTTCTAGCATCTCCTTGGAAAAAGTTATTTCTACAAGGATTATGGAACTTCACTTTTTTTCCAaaccaatatatataaaagaaaacttATATCATTGAGTACTCACCATGTTTAGCAAAATTTGATAGAACTTTACTATTTGTCTAAACCAATGTCTAAAAGTTAAATTATGCCATTGAGTGCTCACCATATTTTGCCAAATCGGATGGTTCTAATGTTTCCCTCTTAAAAGTTCTTTCTATAAAGATTATGAAACTTCACTTTCTATCTACACCAATTTctataaaagtaaaattatattgTTGAGTACTCACCATGTTCTCCCAAATTTGATGGTTCTTGCTTCTCCTCGTCAAAAGTTCTTCCTGCAATGATTATGGAACTTTACCTTTTGTCCAAACTAACGTTTAAAACTACGATTATGTTGTTGATTACTCACCATGTTCTACCAAATCTGATGGTGCTAGCGTCTCCTTGTAAAAATTTCTTTCTACGAAGATAATGAAACTTCACTTTTTGTCCAAAGCAATGTCTATAAAAGTAAGATTATGTCATTGAGTACTCACCATGTTTTGCTACATCTGATGGTTCTAGCATCTCTTGGTCAAACGTTCTTTCTGCAAGAATGATGGAAATTCACTTTCTGTCGAAATCAATGTCTAAAAGTAAAATTATGTCATGGAGTACCTACCAAGTTGTGCGTACTCAACATGTTCTGCCAAATCTGATGGTTCTAGCATCTCCTTGGAAAAAGTTATTTCTACAAGGATTATGGAACTTCACTTTTTGTCCAaaccaatatatataaaagaaaacttATATCATTGAGTACTCACCATGTTTAGCAAAATTTTATAGAACTTTACTATTTGTCTAAACCAATGTCTAAAAGTTAAATTATGCCATTGAGTGCTCACCATATTTTGCCAAATTGGATGGTTCTAATGTTTCCCTCTTAAAAGTTCTTTCTATAAAGATTATGAAACTTCACTTTCTATCCAcaccaatttttataaaagtaaaattatattgTTAAGCACTCACCATGTTCTCCCAAATTTGATGGTTCTTGCTTCTCCTCGTCAAAAGTTCTTCCTGCAATGATTATGGAACTTTACTTTTTGTCCAAACTAACGTTTAAAACTAGGATTATGTTGTTGATTACTCACCATGTTCTGCCAAATCTAATGGTTCTAGCGTCTCCttgtcaaaaaaaatttctataaagATTATGACACTTCACTTTTTGTCCAAACCAATgtcaataaaagtaaaattatgtTGTTAAGTACTCACCATGTTTTGCTGAATCTGATCGTTCTGGCACCTCTATgtcaaaaagtaaaattatgTCTTGGAGTACCTACCAAGTTGTGCGTACTCACCGTGTTCTACCAAATTTGATGGTTCTAGCGTCTTTTTAGCAAAAGTTCTTTCTACAAAGATTATGGAACTTCACTTTTTGTCCAAACggatatatataaaagtaaactTATATCATTGAGTACTCACCATGTTTCTAGCTTCTCTTCGTCAAAAGTTATTTCTACAAAGATTATGgaactttactttttatttaaaccCACGTCTAAAAGTAAATTATGTCATTGAGTAGTTACCATGTTCTACCAAATTAGATGTTACTAGCATTCCCTTGTCAGAAGTTCTTTTTACAAAGATTACTAAACTTCactttcttttttggaaaatgtctcaaattcctaattagtttGGATTCCttttttgaaaagaatattgtatcgAATATTACCTATGTTCTTAtgtcattttaatattaaaattccttataaaataggaaaagttgttaggaatatctctataaatattctaggtcattaGGTAAAAAGTTTATGCGATTGAGATGGACCTGTAGAGACTGTACGAGGTGGATAGAAATGTGAGGAAGAATAAGAGAATAAGTGACACCCAATGAAGCGAGGAGCTCATGGTTCAAGGTGTAGTTACAAGGAGTAGGGAAACATAGGATGTTCCCAAAACTTTGTAGTTGTATCTTATTTTTGTCCATTGTAATATTCTTGATGGTATATTTGaatgattctctctcatccgtggaatTGCCATGTTTGGTTGAATCATATTAAAACCTATTATACCTTTGTGtaaattgttttatctttatgttcttgaactaacattgttgtcATTAAAGCTTCCATTGGTACAATAAACTAGTATCAAAGTCTTAGTTGAAGATTTATGGAAGAATAAAGGAGaacaaagcacacaagatggTGACATAAAAGAATTTTAGTTAAAGGTGAAGTTGATTGTTCTCTCATCGAGATGTGATACAAAAAATGTGTCATGAAGAGATGAAGATTGACTTAATGGAATTTGATCTAAGGTGGAGATTATTgaaaagtgtctcaaattcctaattagtatagaattattttctatattcatatatcatttttatattagatttccttattctataaggaaagtTGTTAtgaatatttctataaatatcctaagtcattaggagaaaaGGTTGTGAGATCGAGATGAACTTATaaagactatacgaggtggatagagatgtgaggggAGACACTCAGAGGAGTGAGGGCCTCATGCTTAAGCGTGTACATACaaagagtggggaaacatgggagaTTTTGGGAACGTAAtagttatatttggtttccaTCCTATATAATATTATCTATGGTATAATGGAATGATCCTCTCTCATCCTTGGATATAGACATGTTTGGTTCAACCATGTTCAAACCTTATATACCTTTGTAtgaattgttttatctttgtgctTTTGAACTATTCCACACAACATTCTTTCAAAACCAATATCTAAAAGTAAAATTATGTCATTAAGTACTCACCTTGTTCTGCCAAATTTGATTGTTCCAGTGTCTCCTTATCAAAAGTTCTTGTAAAGATTATGGAACTTGATTTtatgtcaaacaaatatctaaaaGTAAAATTATGTTGTAGAGTACTCACCATGTTCTTCCAAATTTGATGGTTCTGCCATCTCATTGTCAAAAGTTCTTTCTGCAAAGACTATGGAATTTCACTTTCTATCCATGCCAAGTTCTAAAAGTAAACTATCTTGTTAAGTACTCACCATGTTCTAGCAAATTTGATGGTTCTAGCCTctccttttcaaaatttctttctGCCAAATTATGGAACTTCATTTTCTATTGAAACCAATGTCtaaaagtaaaattatattgTTGAGTACTTACCGTGTTTTACCAGATTTGGTAGTTCTATTGTCCCCTTATCAAAAGTTTGTCCTGCAAAGATGATGGAACTTCACTTTCTACCCAAATCAATGTCTATAAGGAAAAGGATCCATAATCATCTATCCTATAGTTACTATATTGCTGACTCACTGCGTTCTCCTAAACTTGATGGTTCGGGGGGTccttttcttttaacatttgGTCCTGCAAATATTGTCAAATCTTCATTTCCCATCCAAATGTATAGTTGAAAGAGCAAAGATTAATGAACATCTATGAACTATTGTTATTGTATGGTTGAGCACTCACTATGTTCTGCTGAATTTGATGCCTCCGCTGGATGCTTCCCTTCAATCTTTCCTCCTGAAACATTGTGAATCTTCAGTTTCTATCCAAATGCGTATCTTAAAGAAAAATGACCAATGATCATGTATGTAGCCATTGGGTTGTTGAACACcatatgtttttatttacttGATAGTTCTACAGGCACCTTACCTTTTGAAATTCTTCCTGCAAAGAAAACTACATCCACTAATTTCAATCTAAATACATCTACTCATCCAAATATATATGCACagcacatgaaaaataaaatgataataataataataattattattattattattataataaacataaaaaaaaaatgggggaaaaaaaCCCAGAAATGGTCATTTTAACTTTCTTGTTGCATTTAAACCATGTAAAATCAGTTGTTGTCTGATTTTCCGGAAGGCTTGTAGTTGACCTGAACAATGGAAATGATAGAACagagaaaaaaatctaatcTCCTTCGGAGGGATGCTTCCCTCTTGGAATGGCACCAATCAAgtagaattattttttcttttagttgttGACCATATATTAACTTTTAGAGGGTTCTTCGTTTTATATTGAAGATCCTCTAAACTGGACCTGAAAAGCAAGGATTGAAGAGAAGgcttctaactttttttttttttttttttgaaaaagaaactcTTTTTAAGCTTCATGCTGATGAAATAAGGGCTAGAAGTTTATCTCTAGACAAGAAAAGTCACCTTAAAAGAAAGGGAATGAAATTGATCTGTAACTTATGAGTTACAAGGCATGCAGAAGATtagtaaaaaattgaaattatggttatatataaattaagggGACAATTTTCAGCCAAATTTCCGATGCTGGAACCTATTTTAGATTAGACACTTGACAATTGGCATTAAGATTTTCAGTTTTAATAGTAATGGAGACACTAACCTTTCCGTGGCATAAGATGATGATACCAACGAGTTGAAGATGCTTTGGGGTGACCTTGCACTTGATTTGACAAATCAAGGGACGGTGATACTTGGGTGGAATCAATCTCTATGTGAGGGATGCGCATGATCTTTGGCCAATCTAAACCTCCGTCTGGTCTAAATTGCTCTCTTAGTGTGGGACATCCTTCAATTACCAAATGTTGAAGGGAAGTAGAAACACCATCCTCTGGTAATGAATGAACATTGGGGCAATGCTTGATGTGAAGACCCTTGAGGGAGGTGAGGCTCTTCAGCACGTCATTGGGACCAAGGGACTCAAGATTTGTGCAGTAACTAAGAGTCAAACATTCTAGTGTCGTGGGGAGTCCTTCACGAGGCAATTTCACAAGTTTGGGGCAGCCTTGGATGGACAAGAGTTTGAGAGAGGTCAAATCTTGGAATGGTGATGCTTCTTGGGATAAAGCTACCAGATCTTTGCAATGACGGATGTGCAAAGCCTTGAGACCAGGAAGATGAGGCCACTTGGGGAAACAGGTTGCCTTTGAGATGTTTGAAATGACCAAAGAGTTTAGAGAAGTGCTCCTTGGTATTGCCCCCACTACCAGTGTTTCATCCTCGCATTCATCCAGGATCAAGTGCTCAAGTTGTTGGGAGTAATCTCGGGCTGAGAGGGCTTCCAGTAAATTACACCCACCAATCTCCACCTTCTTTGGGGTACATATTTGTGGTAATGCCTTCAGCTTTGGGCAACCATTAATCTTCAATTCCAAAAGACTAGAGAAGGAATGATCCACTTCATTCAAATCTTCCAGAACAAGATTGTCATCTAGTACTAGAACTTTCAGAAGTGGGGTCACAGCAAGGGTCTTGAGAGAGTCGCAATCTTTGATCTTCAGATCTTCTAAATTAGGAAAGTGAGATGGCAACTTCATCAGCTTGCGGCAGTAACTGATCTTTAAAAAAACTAGGGAAGGGTACTCCCCCAATTCCTGTAATTCTTCCAACTCCTGCATTCCTTTAATGTTGATTTTTTCAAGGTGGGGTAGCCCACCCAGTGAGAGGACTCTGCATCTTGTGCAAAATTTTAAGGAAACAGTAACCAGATTTTGGAGCTGCCCCTCTGTCATCCAAAGTGGAAATACGGTACCCCTGAAGTTAAAAATTTGGAGCTCTTTAAGGTCTGAGTGAGGCCGTAAGTCTTCAAGCACCCTCAATTGTGCGGCTTCATCTTGTAGAGCATCATCCCCAGAGCTCCATTCCAACACCAGTTTGCGAAGGCTTTCTTTCTTGTTCAATTTTGCTTCCCCTGCATTCACTGCATTCTCAAGTTTTGAAATATACAACATTCCTGTTAGGTATGACATGCCCTCCAGCTCTTCAATTCCATACCCGACCTTACGCCGAATTGGAAACTTATATAAGGTATGCAAACTGGTTAAGCTCCCAATTCTTGGTGGCAACTTGGTGGTCTTGCACCAGAACTCTTCATCTAGCTCAAGATGTCGCAGGTTTATTAGCTTGGCCAAGTTTTGGGGCAATTGGGAGAATTGTGGACACTCCAACAGTTTTAGGGTTTGCAGATAGAAGAGTTTGCAAATAGAGTCAGGGAGCCTTTTGATTTCAGTTTTGGAGAGATTGAGGTAGCGTAACAGTTTCAACTCTTTAACTGATTTTGGTAGTTCGAGGATTGTGCTTGAGCTCAGATCCAACACCCGCATGTATTTCAGACTCTTGAACATTTTGTCAAGGGCTTGTCCAAACTCTTTCTTCAAATGATAGTTGGGAAACAAGAGTGTGCGCACCTTTTTACATTTATCAATAATCTCCAAAACAGCTTCTTCCACATCGAAAACAACTTCTTCTACATCTCTGCAGCCCAATGATATATGACGAATTTTTGCAGAGAAATTGTGTTTCTTGCTATCTTCCACTGGGCAACAATAGGGGCTAGAGATGTATCGCGCCAACTCATGGTACAGGTCATGCATCATGTAATTG contains:
- the LOC100248851 gene encoding putative disease resistance protein RGA3 isoform X4, which codes for MVLADPTLSLTASILAISALVAKGMPWILAFGLDFDDLSRTASIIQEIVTRANEEQIRATQNWLLDFQDAFCDLQDLRDTTEIPEYLRGGNPFCSIRTWCKIKKMKDRFHQLRKRAQFIQTLVVNEGACSPGLSSTASHVDIATIFGRDNAKEEIIKMLFSTAYRRDGCVTVSRIVGMTGVGKTTLAQIVYNDDRVREHFDRTMWVCVNHDFDHSRILREMMVSDSQKINYTSSSQNQLYEEFLKFVGEKKRVLLVLDGVRTFNNGDWNKLLYLLKMGEIESSVLVTSQRSDVCSAMGMGVQNVYTLDPLNDSGSWALFQQSAFTQGNCPPELESFGREIVGKCKGLPLAVKAMGGLLQNNLDARKWRKISQLDVCEAEKVCRSEKPNILPMLKVSYNHLPSYLKPLFSYCSLLPKGHSFNQKELAQFWMAESLIQPQGQETMEETASEHFDDLLMRSFFHRISPHNKSQDYNYMMHDLYHELARYISSPYCCPVEDSKKHNFSAKIRHISLGCRDVEEVVFDVEEAVLEIIDKCKKVRTLLFPNYHLKKEFGQALDKMFKSLKYMRVLDLSSSTILELPKSVKELKLLRYLNLSKTEIKRLPDSICKLFYLQTLKLLECPQFSQLPQNLAKLINLRHLELDEEFWCKTTKLPPRIGSLTSLHTLYKFPIRRKVGYGIEELEGMSYLTGMLYISKLENAVNAGEAKLNKKESLRKLVLEWSSGDDALQDEAAQLRVLEDLRPHSDLKELQIFNFRGTVFPLWMTEGQLQNLVTVSLKFCTRCRVLSLGGLPHLEKINIKGMQELEELQELGEYPSLVFLKISYCRKLMKLPSHFPNLEDLKIKDCDSLKTLAVTPLLKVLVLDDNLVLEDLNEVDHSFSSLLELKINGCPKLKALPQICTPKKVEIGGCNLLEALSARDYSQQLEHLILDECEDETLVVGAIPRSTSLNSLVISNISKATCFPKWPHLPGLKALHIRHCKDLVALSQEASPFQDLTSLKLLSIQGCPKLVKLPREGLPTTLECLTLSYCTNLESLGPNDVLKSLTSLKGLHIKHCPNVHSLPEDGVSTSLQHLVIEGCPTLREQFRPDGGLDWPKIMRIPHIEIDSTQVSPSLDLSNQVQGHPKASSTRWYHHLMPRKGGKIEGKHPAEASNSAEHRPNVKRKGPPEPSSLGERRQTFDKGTIELPNLVKHERNFEKERLEPSNLLEHERTFDNEMAEPSNLEEHGRTFDEEKQEPSNLGEHEITFSKEMLEPSDLAEHVEYAQLERTFDQEMLEPSDVAKHERNFYKETLAPSDLVEHGRTFDEEKQEPSNLGEHEITFSKEMLEPSDLAEHVEYAQLERTFDQEMLEPSDLAKHERNFYKETLAPSDLVEHGRTFDEEKQEPSNLGEHEITFSKEMLEPSDLAEHVEYAQLERTFDPEMLEPSDLAKHGANSKMEESPGEPSREPSSSPLQYYKRMEPGESSNLAENRG